One genomic segment of Halorientalis litorea includes these proteins:
- a CDS encoding HpcH/HpaI aldolase/citrate lyase family protein, with protein sequence MEPTRSALFIPGNRESWVESAHENGADVIVLDLEDSVPPDEKETARDIVADNVADLHEKGQRVHVRVNGHPNDTEGFTTHDLEAVVREEVEALVVPKTREPEDVARLDAVLTHIERREGLEVGSTELNVSIETAQAMRQVYELCDAADRVATIGCGAVKGTDTNYALGFDWTGPGREGIETVHLREQALMDARAASVEYPLAGTYVDVEDIEGLRKDMQFSKEMGYTGYVAIHPSHVEHANEIFLPDADEVEYWVGALEAMRDAEAEGKSAVRYEGDMIDIANIQTAQRYIGYAQAFEDELGLSIDTDLTELRG encoded by the coding sequence ATGGAGCCGACACGTTCAGCCCTGTTCATCCCGGGTAACCGCGAGTCGTGGGTCGAGAGTGCGCACGAGAACGGTGCCGATGTCATCGTCCTCGACTTGGAGGACTCGGTCCCGCCAGACGAGAAGGAGACGGCACGTGACATCGTGGCCGACAACGTCGCGGACCTCCACGAGAAGGGGCAGCGCGTCCACGTCCGCGTCAACGGCCACCCCAACGACACGGAGGGGTTCACGACACACGACCTCGAGGCCGTGGTCCGTGAAGAGGTCGAGGCACTCGTCGTTCCGAAGACCCGCGAACCCGAGGACGTGGCGCGACTGGACGCCGTGTTGACCCACATCGAACGCCGCGAGGGACTCGAAGTCGGGAGCACGGAGTTGAACGTCAGCATCGAGACGGCCCAAGCGATGCGGCAGGTGTACGAACTCTGTGACGCCGCCGACCGCGTGGCGACCATCGGGTGCGGTGCGGTCAAGGGCACCGACACCAACTACGCGCTGGGGTTCGACTGGACCGGCCCCGGCCGGGAGGGCATCGAAACAGTCCACCTCCGCGAGCAGGCCCTGATGGACGCCCGCGCCGCCAGCGTCGAGTACCCGCTGGCCGGGACGTACGTCGACGTCGAGGACATCGAGGGGTTGCGGAAAGACATGCAGTTCTCGAAGGAGATGGGCTACACCGGCTACGTCGCCATCCACCCCTCCCACGTCGAACACGCGAACGAAATCTTCCTGCCGGACGCCGACGAGGTCGAGTACTGGGTCGGCGCGCTGGAAGCGATGCGGGACGCGGAGGCCGAGGGCAAGAGTGCCGTCCGGTACGAGGGCGACATGATAGACATCGCCAACATCCAGACCGCACAGCGGTACATCGGCTACGCGCAGGCCTTCGAGGACGAACTCGGTCTGTCCATCGACACGGACCTGACGGAGTTGCGCGGGTAA